GCTTCAAGTAGTCGATGGTTTGGCTGTCGATGTAGAACATCGCCGCCGTGGCGCCATATTCAGGCGTCATGTTAGAGATAGTCGCGCGATCGCCCACGGTCAGCGCATCAGCCCCTTCGCCGTAAAATTCTAAGTAGGCCCCCACTACCCGCTGTTTACGCAGAAATTCGGTAATTGCCAGCACCATATCCGTGCCGGTTATACCCGGCTGCAGCTTACCGGTTAGCTCAACGCCCACAATATCCGGCAGGCGCATCATGGATGCGCGCCCCAGCATGACGCTTTCGGCCTCCAACCCACCTACGCCCACTGAGATCACGCCCAGCGCATCGACCATCGGCGTGTGGCTGTCGGTGCCCACACAGGTATCCGGGTAGGCAATGCCATCGCGGTTCTGCACCACGGGTGACATTTTCTCCAAATTAATCTGGTGCATGATGCCATTGCCGGGTGGGATGACATCGACGTTTTCAAACGCCGTCTTAGTCCAGTTAATAAAGTGGAAGCGATCGTCGTTGCGACGATCTTCAATCGCTCTATTTTTTTCGAAGGCGCCTTCTTCTGAACCAGAGTGCTCAACCGCCAACGAATGATCGACAATTAGCTGGGTCGGCACAACGGGGTTCACCTTGGCGGGATCACCGCCTTTCTCGGCAATAGCATCGCGCAGCCCGGCTAAATCGACCAGTGCGGTCTGGCCAAGAATATCGTGGCAAACCACGCGGGCAGGATACCAAGGAAAATCCAGGTCGCTCTTACGCTCAATCAACTGCTTAAGCGCATCGGTCAGTAGCTCAGGATTGCAGCGGCGCACCAGCTGTTCAGCCAGCACGCGGGAAGTGTAAGGCAGCTGTGCATAGGCACCGGGCTGGATATCTTCAACCGCCTCGCGAGCATCAAAGAACTCAAGCTCGGTGCCAGGCAGTGGTTTTCGGTAGTCGGTATTCATAGCAGGCAGGCTCACAGGAAGGGGCTGAAAAAGCCCGGTCGCTAAGCCACCGGGCAGCACGCAGGTCAGTCTCGTGCTTCTATCGGCACCCACTCGCTCTTCTCGGGGCCGGTATAATCGGCGCTGGGGCGGATAATGCGGTTATTAGCGCGCTGTTCAAACACGTGGGCCGCCCAGCCTGTGACGCGCGACATAACGAAAATCGGCGTAAACAGCTTGGTGGGAATATCCATAAAGTGATAAGCACTAGCGTGAAAGAAATCAGCATTACAGAACAGCTTCTTCTCGCGCCACATAACCTCTTCGACCCGCTCGGAAACGGCGTACAGGACATCATCGCCCACATCGTCAGAGAGCTTTTTCGACCAGTGCTTGATAATCGCGTTGCGAGGGTCAGACTCGCGATAAATCGCGTGCCCAAAGCCCATGATCTTGTCCTTGCGCTCAAGCATGCTCATGATCTTGCTTTCCGCTTCTTCCGGCGACGTCCAATCCTCAATCATCGCCATTGCAGCTTCGTTAGCACCGCCATGCAGCGGGCCACGTAGCGAACCAATCGCCCCGGTCACGCAGGAATGCATATCAGAAAGCGTTGAGGCACACACACGAGCGGTAAAGGTAGAGGCATTAAATTCGTGCTCGGCATACAGAATCAACGATACGTTCATTACCCGTGCATGCAGCTCAGAGGCCGGTTCGCCGCGCAGCATATTGAGAAAATGACCGCCCACGGAGTTATCGTCAGTTTCAGTATCAATGCGCACGCCGTCGTGGGAAAAGCGATACCAGTAGCAAATGATAGAGGGCAGCACCGCTAATAAACGGTCTGAGACATCCTGCTGTTGATCAAAACTCTCCTCGGTTTCCAGATTGCCCAGCATTGAGGCACCTGTGCGCATCACATCCATAGGATGCGCGTCTTTGGGAATCTGCTCGAGCACGGTCTTCAAAGCGTCAGGCAGCCCACGCAGGCTTTTCAGCTTGCTAATGTACTCATTAAGCTCGGCTTGATTGGGCAGCTTGCCCTTTAGCAGCAGGTAAGCCACTTCTTCAAATTTGGCTTTTTCAGCCAGCTCTTTAATATCAAATCCACGATAGGTCAGGCCCGAGCCTGTTTTACCTACCGTGCACAGCGCAGTGCTGCCTGCACTCTGACCACGTAGTCCTGCACCTGTCACGGGTTTATCAGCCATGGTGTGTCTCCTATCGCTACTTTTATTTTGAGAATTTTATTGAGGTATTTTGTGTGAGCGCAGTTGGCTATTACCTTGGGGTCACTACCCTGAAGTAACGTTTATTGGCCATCGCCTTGCTCAACGAACAGCGCATCCAGCTTCTGCTCAAAATCGTGGTAATTCAGAAAATCGTACAGCTCGTCGCGTGTCTGCATCAGTGGCACCACCTCTTTTTGGTGGCCGTTATCAAGAATACTTTGATAAACCTGCAGCGCCGCCGCATTCATGGCGCGAAACGCAGAAAGTGGATAGAGCACCATGCGACAGCCAACATCGCCCAGCTCCCTTTGAGTAAATAGCGGCGTGGCACCGAACTCAGTGATATTGGCTAAAATGGGTGCGTTGACGCGTTCACAGAAAGCTTTGTAATCATCCAGCGTGTGGACTGCCTCAGCAAAAATCGCATCAGCGCCGGCGTCAATGCAGGCATTTGCGCGCTCAATAGCCGCATCCAGCCCCTCTTTTTGAAACGCATCGGTGCGAGCAATTAAATAAAAATCGGGATCAATTTTGGCATCGGCGGCGGCCTTGATGCGGTCCACCATTTCCTGCTGAGACACAATCGCCTTATTAGGGCGGTGACCACAGCGCTTCTGAGCAACCTGATCTTCCATGTGAATGGCGGCAACGCCTGCACGCTGCATTTCTTTAACCGTGCGCGCAATATTAAAAGCGCCTCCCCAGCCCGTATCGATGTCTACCAGCAGCGGCAGCTCAGTGGCGCCGCAGATCCGATGAGCATCTTCGACCACGTCGTTCATGGTTGTCATGCCCAGGTCCGGCAGGCCGAATGAGGCATTGGCAACGCCACCACCGGAAAGATAAATCGCCTGGTGACCCACTTTATCGGCCATCAGCGCGGTGTATGCATTGATAGTGCCTAAAATGGGCAGCGGGCGATTGGCTTCAAGCGCGGCGCGGAAACGAGCACCGGGAGTCATCTGTGACATGGGGCATTTCTCCTAGTTAATGTTTAGTTATTATTAGCTATTTTTAACGCTGCAATGTAGATACAGACTGTTGCAGGGCTGCTGCATAGCGGTCAGCCACATTGGCTCGAGAAGCGCTTACATGGCGGCGCATCAGCAGCTCTGCTAGCTCCGCATCGCCTGCCTCTATAGCATCGACAATGCGGTGGTGTTCCACAAAAGCGCGCTGCGGGCGGGTGCCGCTGGCACTAAACTGGGTGCGATACAGGCGCACTAAATAGTAGAGGTCATCGCACAGCAGGTTCATCAGCATTTTATTGTGGCTGCCCTGAACGATGCAGTAGTGAAAATCAAGGTCACCTTCACGCTGATAATAGGCCTCGCCTCGTTGCAAATCGGCTTGACCTTCATGTAGCGCCAACACATCACGTAAGCCCTGAACCTCTGCGGCTGACATATGCTCCGCGGCTAGCCGAGCGGCCATACTTTCCAACGCTTCGCGCAGATCAAAAAGCTCTAAAAGCTCTTTCATGGAAAGCTGAACCACGCGTGCGCCCACGTGAGGAACGCGCTGAATCAAACGATGTGCCTCTAAGCGCCGCATTGCCTCGCGCAGCGGCCCCCGTGAGATACCGTAGGTTTTCGAAAGCCCAGGCTCGGTAATTTTGCTGCCTGGTGCCAGCTCGCCGCGCACAATGGCATCCTGAAGCTGGTGAAATACCCGTTCGGCAAGGGTGCGAACTTCGGGCAACGTTGCTGCTGAAGCAGCGATTTCAAAAGGGGTGCTCTCTTCGCCCGTCGCTTTAGATGGTGCAGTAGCGGCGGGAGAGGAATGAGAAGTCAGTGTTGCCATAGATA
This DNA window, taken from Vreelandella profundi, encodes the following:
- a CDS encoding GntR family transcriptional regulator, whose translation is MATLTSHSSPAATAPSKATGEESTPFEIAASAATLPEVRTLAERVFHQLQDAIVRGELAPGSKITEPGLSKTYGISRGPLREAMRRLEAHRLIQRVPHVGARVVQLSMKELLELFDLREALESMAARLAAEHMSAAEVQGLRDVLALHEGQADLQRGEAYYQREGDLDFHYCIVQGSHNKMLMNLLCDDLYYLVRLYRTQFSASGTRPQRAFVEHHRIVDAIEAGDAELAELLMRRHVSASRANVADRYAAALQQSVSTLQR
- the prpB gene encoding methylisocitrate lyase codes for the protein MSQMTPGARFRAALEANRPLPILGTINAYTALMADKVGHQAIYLSGGGVANASFGLPDLGMTTMNDVVEDAHRICGATELPLLVDIDTGWGGAFNIARTVKEMQRAGVAAIHMEDQVAQKRCGHRPNKAIVSQQEMVDRIKAAADAKIDPDFYLIARTDAFQKEGLDAAIERANACIDAGADAIFAEAVHTLDDYKAFCERVNAPILANITEFGATPLFTQRELGDVGCRMVLYPLSAFRAMNAAALQVYQSILDNGHQKEVVPLMQTRDELYDFLNYHDFEQKLDALFVEQGDGQ
- the prpC gene encoding bifunctional 2-methylcitrate synthase/citrate synthase, yielding MADKPVTGAGLRGQSAGSTALCTVGKTGSGLTYRGFDIKELAEKAKFEEVAYLLLKGKLPNQAELNEYISKLKSLRGLPDALKTVLEQIPKDAHPMDVMRTGASMLGNLETEESFDQQQDVSDRLLAVLPSIICYWYRFSHDGVRIDTETDDNSVGGHFLNMLRGEPASELHARVMNVSLILYAEHEFNASTFTARVCASTLSDMHSCVTGAIGSLRGPLHGGANEAAMAMIEDWTSPEEAESKIMSMLERKDKIMGFGHAIYRESDPRNAIIKHWSKKLSDDVGDDVLYAVSERVEEVMWREKKLFCNADFFHASAYHFMDIPTKLFTPIFVMSRVTGWAAHVFEQRANNRIIRPSADYTGPEKSEWVPIEARD